A genomic segment from Oncorhynchus clarkii lewisi isolate Uvic-CL-2024 chromosome 12, UVic_Ocla_1.0, whole genome shotgun sequence encodes:
- the LOC139422557 gene encoding calphotin-like, with product MPGAVFHNQVNQRQNTFPPSLTPTQHTTLHLLTIPGVTQQHATGHIRVKDTWPYETETVALLSTWLLACHRPRAGPCSHRPSAGPRAGPCSHRAGAWSHRPRAGPEQAPVVTDPKLAPAVTGPDLDPAVTDPVLAPEQAPAVTDPELAPAITDPKLAPAVTDPKLAPAVTDPEPGPAVTDPELAPAVTDPELAPAVTDPELAPAVTDPEQAPVVTDPELAQSRPLPRAGTEQAPVVTDPEQAPAVAGPCSHRPRAGPCSHRPRAGPCSHRPRAGPCSHRPRAGPCSHRPRAGPCSHRPRAGPELAPAVTDPELAPAVTDPELPPAVTDPELAPAVTDPELAPAVTDPELDPAVTDPELDPAVTDPELDPAVTDPVLAPEQAPVVTDQELSPAVTDPEQAPVVTDPEPAPVVTDPEPAPVVTDPEPAPVVTDPELAPVVTDPELAPVVTDPELAPVVTDPELAPAVTDPELAPAVTDPELAPAVTDPELAPAVTDPELAPAVTDPELAPAVTDPELDPAVTDPELDPAVTDPELAPVVTDPELAQNWPLQSQTQSWPLQSQTQSWPLQSQTQSWPLQSQTQSWPLQSQTQSWPLQSQTQSWTLQSQTQSWPLQSQTQSWPLQSQTQSWTLQSQTQSWTLQLQTQCWPQSRPLVVTDPELAPAVTDPVLAPEQAPAVTDPELAPAVTDPELAPAVTDPEQAPAPVVTDPEPAPVVTDPELDPAVTDPELDPAVTDPVLAPEQAPCSHRPRAGPCSHRPSAGPRAGPCSHRPRAGPCSHRPRAGPCSHRPRAGPCSHRPRAGTEQAPVVTDPEPAPVVTDPELAPVVTDPELAPVVTDPELAPVVTDPELAPAVTDPELAPAVTDPELDPAVTDPVLAPEQAPVVTDPELAPAVTDPELAHSSPLQSQT from the exons ATGCCAGGGGCTGTGTTCCATAATCAGGTCAATCAGAGGCAGAACACCTTCCCACCATCTCTCACCCCCACCCAGCACACCACCCTGCACCTCCTCACCATTCCTGG TGTGACCCAGCAGCACGCCACAGGCCATATCAGGGTCAAGGACACCTGGCCTTATGAGACAGAGACGGTGGCCCTGCTTAGCACTTGGCTCCTGGCCTG TCACAGGCCCAGAGCTGGACCCTGCAGTCACAGACCCAGTGCTGGCCCCAGAGCAGGCCCCTGTAGTCACAGAGCTGGCGCCTGGAGTCACAGACCCAGAGCCGGCCCAGAGCAGGCCCCTGTAGTCACAGACCCAAAGCTGGCCCCTGCAGTCACAGGCCCAGACCTGGACCCTGCAGTCACAGACCCAGTGCTGGCCCCAGAGCAGGCCCCTGCAGTCACAGACCCAGAGCTGGCCCCTGCAATCACAGACCCAAAGCTGGCCCCTGCAGTCACAGACCCAAAGCTGGCCCCTGCAGTCACAGACCCAGAGCCGGGCCCTGCAGTCACAGACCCAGAGCTGGCCCCTGCAGTCACAGACCCAGAGCTGGCCCCTGCAGTCACAGACCCAGAGCTGGCCCCTGCAGTCACAGACCCAGAGCAGGCCCCTGTAGTCACAGACCCAGAGCTGGCACAGAGCAGGCCCCT ACCCAGAGCTGGCACAGAGCAGGCCCCTGTAGTCACAGACCCAGAGCAGGCCCCTGCAGTCGCAGGCCCCTGCAGTCACAGACCCAGAGCTGGCCCCTGCAGTCACAGACCCAGAGCTGGCCCCTGCAGTCACAGACCCAGAGCTGGCCCCTGCAGTCACAGACCCAGAGCTGGACCCTGCAGTCACAGACCCAGAGCTGGCCCCTGTAGTCACAGACCCAGAGCTGGCCCAGAACTGGCCCCTGCAGTCACAGACCCAGAGCTGGCCCCTGCAGTCACAGACCCAGAGCTGCCCCCTGCAGTCACAGACCCAGAGTTGGCCCCTGCAGTCACAGACCCAGAGCTGGCCCCTGCAGTCACAGACCCAGAGCTGGACCCTGCAGTCACAGACCCAGAGCTGGACCCTGCAGTCACAGACCCAGAGCTGGACCCTGCAGTCACAGACCCAGTGCTGGCCCCAGAGCAGGCCCCTGTAGTCACAGACCAAGAGCTGTCCCCTGCAGTTACAGACCCAGAGCAGGCCCCTGTAGTCACAGACCCAGAGCCGGCCCCTGTAGTCACAGACCCAGAGCCGGCCCCTGTAGTCACAGACCCAGAGCCGGCCCCTGTAGTCACAGACCCAGAGCTGGCCCCTGTAGTCACAGACCCAGAGCTGGCCCCTGTAGTCACAGACCCAGAGCTGGCCCCTGTAGTCACAGACCCAGAGCTGGCCCCTGCAGTCACAGACCCAGAGCTGGCCCCTGCAGTCACAGACCCAGAGCTGGCCCCTGCAGTCACAGACCCAGAGCTGGCCCCTGCAGTCACAGACCCAGAGCTGGCCCCTGCAGTCACAGACCCAGAGCTGGCCCCTGCAGTCACAGACCCAGAGCTGGACCCTGCAGTCACAGACCCAGAGCTGGACCCTGCAGTTACAGACCCAGAGCTGGCCCCTGTAGTCACAGACCCAGAGCTGGCCCAGAACTGGCCCCTGCAGTCACAGACCCAGAGCTGGCCCCTGCAGTCACAGACCCAGAGCTGGCCCCTGCAGTCACAGACCCAGAGCTGGCCCCTGCAGTCACAGACCCAGAGCTGGCCCCTGCAGTCACAGACCCAGAGCTGGCCCCTGCAGTCACAGACCCAGAGCTGGACCCTGCAGTCACAGACCCAGAGCTGGCCCCTGCAGTCACAGACCCAGAGCTGGCCCCTGCAGTCACAGACCCAGAGCTGGACCCTGCAGTCACAGACCCAGAGCTGGACCCTGCAGTTACAGACCCAGTGCTGGCCCCAGAGCAGGCCCCTTGTAGTCACAGACCCAGAGCTGGCCCCTGCAGTCACAGACCCAGTGCTGGCCCCAGAGCAGGCCCCTGCAGTCACCGACCCAGAGCTGGCCCCTGCAGTCACAGACCCAGAGCTGGCCCCTGCAGTCACAGACCCAGAGCAGGCCCCT GCCCCTGTAGTCACAGACCCAGAGCCGGCCCCTGTAGTCACAGACCCAGAGCTGGACCCTGCAGTCACAGACCCAGAGCTGGACCCTGCAGTTACAGACCCAGTGCTGGCCCCAGAGCAGGCCCCTTGTAGTCACAGACCCAGAGCTGGCCCCTGCAGTCACAGACCCAGTGCTGGCCCCAGAGCAGGCCCCTGCAGTCACCGACCCAGAGCTGGCCCCTGCAGTCACAGACCCAGAGCTGGCCCCTGCAGTCACAGACCCAGAGCAGGCCCCTGTAGTCACAGACCCAGAGCTGGCACAGAGCAGGCCCCTGTAGTCACAGACCCAGAGCCGGCCCCTGTAGTCACAGACCCAGAGCTGGCCCCTGTAGTCACAGACCCAGAGCTGGCCCCTGTAGTCACAGACCCAGAGCTGGCCCCTGTAGTCACAGACCCAGAGCTGGCCCCTGCAGTCACAGACCCAGAGCTGGCCCCTGCAGTCACAGACCCAGAGCTGGACCCTGCAGTCACAGACCCAGTGCTGGCCCCAGAGCAGGCCCCTGTAGTCACAGACCCAGAGCTGGCCCCTGCAGTCACAGACCCAGAGCTGGCCCACAGCAGCCCCCTGCAGTCACAGACCTAG
- the LOC139422285 gene encoding neuronal pentraxin-1-like — protein MQHNTHGEMQTIKKAISWKLFILSYLFVEGSCQDFGVGQTQFICTSVPKDMDICAATLQNSMPGEDLKTTVMQLRETVLQQKETIMNQKETIRELTSKLTRCEGQSAPEPGPGGRRKETGTKNTMGDVSRGPSDTLAQLSQTLQSLKQRLENLEQFSRNNNSVQANSLKDLLQSKIDDLEKQVLSRVNSIEDDKPVLRNETEQRGRVESTLTSLHQRITDLEKGQKENRPLDKFQLTFPLRTNYMYAKVKKSLPEMYAFTVCMWLKSNASPGVGTPFSYAVPGQANELVLIEWGNNPMEILINDKVAKLPFIINDGKWHHICVTWTTRDGVWEAFQDGVMRGSGENLAPYHPIKPQGVLILGQEQDTLGGGFDATQAFVGDLANFHIWDRKLSIGEIYNLATCSSKAQIGNVFSWLESSIDIYGGASKWTFEACRQLN, from the exons atgcaacacaacacacacggcGAAATGCAGACCATTAAGAAGGCAATCTCTTGGAAACTTTTTATACTTTCTTACTTATTCGTGGAGGGTTCGTGCCAAGACTTTGGTGTTGGTCAGACTCAATTTATTTGCACGTCGGTGCCCAAGGATATGGACATATGCGCCGCTACCTTACAAAACAGTATGCCTGGAGAGGATTTGAAGACCACTGTGATGCAGCTTCGGGAGACCGTCCTACAGCAGAAGGAGACCATTATGAACCAAAAAGAGACTATCAGAGAACTGACTTCCAAGTTAACTCGCTGTGAGGGCCAGAGTGCGCCCGAGCCCGGAcctgggggaaggagaaaagagacGGGGACCAAAAATACTATGGGGGATGTATCAAGGGGTCCCTCGGACACTTTGGCGCAACTATCGCAGACTTTACAGTCTCTAAAGCAGAGATTAGAAAATCTCGAG CAATTCAGTCGGAACAACAACTCGGTCCAGGCGAACAGTCTGAAAGACCTGCTACAGAGTAAAATCGACGATTTGGAGAAGCAGGTGTTATCCCGCGTGAACAGTATAGAAGATGACAAGCCTGTGCTGCGGAACGAGACGGAGCAGCGCGGTAGAGTGGAGTCGACTCTCACATCCCTGCACCAGAGAATCACCGACCTCGAGAAAG GTCAGAAAGAAAACAGGCCGCTGGATAAATTCCAGTTGACATTCCCGTTGAGGACCAACTACATGTATGCCAAAGTGAAGAAGAGTCTCCCTGAGATGTACGCATTCACTGTCTGCATGTGGCTCAAATCCAATGCATCCCCAGGGGTGGGCACGCCGTTCTCCTACGCAGTGCCAGGGCAGGCCAACGAGCTGGTGCTGATTGAGTGGGGGAATAATCCTATGGAGATACTCATCAATGACAAG GTAGCTAAATTACCATTCATTATCAACGACGGGAAGTGGCATCACATCTGTGTCACATGGACAACTCGAGATGGAGTATGGGAGGCTTTCCAAGATGGAGTCATGAGGGGCAGTGGAGAAAACCTTGCTCCATACCATCCAATCAAACCACAAGGTGTTCTGATATTGGGACAAGAACAG GATACGCTTGGAGGGGGCTTTGATGCTACACAAGCTTTTGTTGGAGACCTGGCGAATTTTCATATCTGGGACCGAAAGTTGTCTATTGGAGAGATATACAACCTGGCAACTTGCAGCAGCAAAGCGCAGATAGGCAATGTGTTTTCGTGGTTGGAGAGCAGCATTGATATTTACGGAGGAGCCTCCAAGTGGACATTTGAGGCTTGTCGTCAACTGAACTGA